The Pedobacter mucosus genome window below encodes:
- a CDS encoding GDP-L-fucose synthase family protein, with translation MEKNAKIYIAGHRGMVGSAIYRKLQKEGYTNLLVRTSSELDLRDQLAVTNFFEKEKPTYVFLAAAKVGGIVANNTYRADFLYENLTIQNNVIHNAYIHGVEKLMFLGSSCIYPKMAPQPLKEDYLLTGVLEHTNEPYAIAKIAGIKMCDAYRDQYGCNFISVMPTNLYGYNDNYHPQNSHVLPALIRKIHEAKINNEKEVTVWGSGSPMREFLFADDLADACYFLMETYNEPNLINIGTGHDLTIKDLALLIKDSIGFEGDLVFDTSKPDGTPRKLMDVTKLHGLGWKHKVELPEGVALAYQDFESKY, from the coding sequence TTGGAAAAAAACGCTAAAATTTATATTGCTGGTCATCGTGGTATGGTTGGTTCTGCCATTTACCGTAAATTGCAGAAAGAAGGTTACACAAATTTATTAGTAAGAACATCATCTGAGCTTGATTTAAGAGACCAGTTAGCCGTTACAAACTTCTTCGAAAAAGAAAAACCAACCTACGTTTTTTTAGCTGCAGCTAAAGTAGGCGGTATTGTTGCCAATAACACTTATAGAGCCGATTTTCTTTATGAAAATTTAACCATTCAAAATAATGTAATCCACAATGCTTACATCCATGGAGTTGAAAAATTAATGTTTTTGGGTTCTAGTTGTATCTATCCTAAAATGGCGCCTCAACCCTTAAAAGAAGATTATCTTTTAACAGGAGTTCTAGAGCACACAAATGAACCTTATGCAATCGCTAAAATTGCAGGTATAAAAATGTGCGATGCTTATCGTGATCAATACGGTTGTAATTTTATATCGGTTATGCCAACCAATTTATATGGCTATAACGATAATTACCATCCTCAAAACTCTCATGTATTACCTGCATTAATTAGGAAAATACATGAAGCCAAAATAAATAACGAAAAGGAAGTTACGGTTTGGGGATCTGGTTCTCCAATGCGTGAATTTTTATTTGCTGATGACCTCGCTGATGCCTGTTATTTCTTAATGGAAACGTATAATGAACCAAATTTAATAAATATAGGTACGGGCCATGATTTAACCATTAAAGACCTAGCATTATTAATTAAAGATAGCATTGGCTTTGAAGGTGATCTAGTATTTGATACCAGTAAACCAGATGGTACACCGCGTAAATTAATGGACGTTACAAAACTTCATGGCTTAGGCTGGAAACATAAAGTTGAATTACCTGAAGGGGTAGCTTTAGCTTATCAAGATTTCGAGAGTAAATATTAA
- a CDS encoding MBOAT family O-acyltransferase, whose translation MAFVPVYILILGFTIIIDYFAGIYIERSSGRQRKSLLIVSLIANIGILVIFKYFNFLNLNFTDLLQNFNYKNPVPYLSILLPIGLSFHTFQAMSYTIEVYRGNQKAERHFGIYSLYVMFYPQLVAGPIERPQNLLYQFHKEHKFDYDLMTSGLRLMAWGLFKKVVIADRLAILVSQVFDHPSYYNSLGLIIATLFFSFQIYCDFSGYSDIAIGAARTMGFKLMRNFNMPYQSKSIDEFWKRWHISLSTWFKDYLYIPLGGNRVKIPRWYLNLFIVFLMSGVWHGANWTFIVWGALHGFYLVFGLLTKNIRSKFNEYTRIDKIPLLATITTFMLVAFAWIFFRAQSISSAIYIIKNIFLGLTHIPSQVGQTIQDFSDAGIVKTDLLVSFALIVFLELVHYLQKNKNIYQKILSYPFYYRWSAYYILLLTIILLGVFDNSQFIYFQF comes from the coding sequence ATGGCATTTGTACCAGTATATATTCTCATACTCGGTTTCACTATAATAATCGATTATTTTGCTGGGATTTATATAGAGCGTAGTAGTGGCAGGCAAAGAAAGTCGTTATTAATTGTCAGTTTAATCGCAAACATAGGTATCCTGGTAATTTTCAAATATTTTAATTTCTTAAATTTAAATTTTACAGACCTTCTTCAAAACTTTAATTATAAAAATCCTGTACCCTACTTAAGTATTTTACTGCCAATCGGGCTATCGTTCCATACCTTCCAGGCAATGAGCTATACCATCGAAGTGTATAGAGGCAATCAAAAAGCAGAGCGTCATTTCGGCATATATAGTTTATATGTGATGTTCTATCCACAATTGGTAGCTGGCCCGATAGAAAGACCACAAAACCTGCTGTATCAATTTCATAAAGAACATAAATTTGATTATGACCTTATGACAAGTGGTTTAAGATTAATGGCCTGGGGCTTATTTAAAAAAGTTGTAATTGCTGATCGATTAGCCATTCTAGTTAGCCAAGTGTTTGATCACCCCAGTTATTATAATAGTTTGGGATTAATAATCGCTACCCTATTCTTTTCCTTCCAAATATATTGTGATTTCTCAGGTTATTCAGATATCGCCATTGGTGCAGCGAGAACCATGGGATTTAAATTAATGCGCAACTTCAACATGCCCTATCAATCAAAATCAATCGATGAGTTTTGGAAAAGATGGCATATTTCATTATCTACCTGGTTTAAAGATTATTTATATATTCCGCTAGGTGGAAATAGAGTGAAAATACCCAGGTGGTATTTAAATTTGTTTATCGTTTTCCTCATGTCTGGTGTTTGGCATGGTGCCAACTGGACCTTTATTGTTTGGGGCGCCCTGCATGGTTTTTATTTGGTATTTGGCCTTTTAACAAAAAATATAAGAAGTAAGTTCAATGAATATACCAGGATAGACAAAATTCCTTTATTAGCCACCATTACAACCTTTATGTTGGTTGCATTCGCATGGATATTCTTTAGAGCACAGAGCATTTCTTCTGCCATCTACATCATTAAAAATATTTTCTTAGGCTTAACACATATTCCAAGCCAGGTTGGTCAAACGATTCAGGATTTCAGTGATGCAGGTATTGTTAAAACCGATCTGTTAGTTTCTTTTGCCCTTATTGTATTCTTAGAATTGGTTCACTACCTACAGAAAAATAAAAACATTTATCAAAAAATACTGAGTTACCCATTTTACTATAGATGGAGTGCATATTATATCTTATTGCTTACAATAATCTTGCTAGGTGTATTTGATAACAGTCAGTTTATTTATTTTCAGTTTTAG
- a CDS encoding undecaprenyl-phosphate glucose phosphotransferase → MQTRYLFLLKYILPITDLLMVNVVYFFSFELTRFFGRSVNSELQWHYVVVCNLVWIVCTTSFGLYTDYGSRRIERIYRGTWRSVILHFFLFAFYLFFSKQNDFSRTFLVVFYGILGILFLVNRFIGTSFQFLVFNHLRGVKSVAIMGNNATGLQLATYFEKQRYIEFHGFIGKDIDEYLDRNGHLSDAVGKHFKMALDKGIKDIYVTIAPERMAEMAILTEEAERQCVRLKFIPDIGGALLSPYTVSYLGNEFPVISLRSEPLEKVHNRFKKRVIDVVFSGLIILFVLSWLYPIIAILIKMQSKGPVLFKQLRSGRDDEPFWCFKFRSMRMNADSDKRQASKDDDRITSIGKFLRKSSLDELPQFFNVFMGHMSVVGPRPHMLSHTEQYKGIVDQFMVRHFLKPGITGWAQVNGYRGETKEDYKMIKRVEFDIWYLEHWTAALDVKIIFMTAINMAKGEENAF, encoded by the coding sequence ATGCAAACACGTTACTTATTTCTGCTTAAATATATACTTCCCATCACTGACCTTTTAATGGTCAATGTTGTCTATTTTTTCTCTTTTGAATTAACCCGCTTCTTTGGTCGTTCTGTTAATTCAGAATTGCAATGGCACTATGTAGTGGTGTGTAATCTGGTGTGGATTGTGTGTACAACTTCATTTGGTTTATATACAGATTATGGTTCCAGGAGAATAGAACGCATATACAGGGGTACATGGAGGAGTGTAATTCTCCATTTCTTTCTATTTGCGTTTTACCTGTTTTTCTCAAAACAAAATGATTTTTCAAGAACCTTTTTAGTCGTATTCTATGGTATATTAGGCATACTTTTCCTTGTTAATCGTTTTATAGGGACTTCTTTTCAGTTTTTGGTCTTCAACCATTTGCGTGGAGTAAAGTCTGTTGCTATTATGGGTAATAATGCCACTGGTTTACAGCTGGCAACTTACTTTGAAAAGCAACGCTACATTGAGTTTCATGGTTTTATAGGAAAAGATATTGATGAATATTTAGACCGAAATGGTCATTTGTCTGATGCTGTTGGAAAACACTTTAAAATGGCTTTGGATAAAGGCATAAAAGATATTTATGTTACCATTGCTCCGGAGCGTATGGCAGAAATGGCAATCTTAACTGAAGAGGCAGAAAGACAGTGTGTGCGTTTAAAGTTTATTCCTGATATTGGTGGCGCTTTATTATCTCCATATACCGTAAGTTATTTAGGCAATGAGTTTCCTGTAATTTCTTTACGTTCTGAACCTTTGGAAAAAGTTCATAATCGATTTAAAAAGCGGGTGATCGACGTTGTTTTTAGCGGTTTGATTATTCTATTTGTATTAAGTTGGTTATATCCAATTATTGCCATACTCATTAAAATGCAAAGTAAAGGGCCAGTCTTATTTAAACAATTAAGAAGCGGCCGAGATGATGAACCTTTCTGGTGTTTTAAATTCAGAAGCATGCGGATGAATGCAGATAGTGATAAAAGACAGGCAAGTAAGGATGATGATCGAATCACTTCTATCGGGAAGTTTTTAAGAAAATCCAGTTTAGATGAATTGCCTCAGTTCTTTAATGTATTTATGGGCCATATGAGTGTTGTTGGTCCGAGGCCACACATGTTAAGTCATACAGAACAGTATAAAGGTATAGTAGACCAGTTTATGGTTCGCCACTTTTTAAAGCCTGGCATTACAGGTTGGGCTCAGGTAAATGGATACAGAGGTGAAACCAAAGAAGATTATAAAATGATCAAGCGAGTAGAGTTTGATATTTGGTATTTAGAACACTGGACTGCTGCACTTGACGTAAAAATTATTTTTATGACCGCTATTAATATGGCTAAAGGTGAAGAAAATGCTTTCTAA